A window from Myxococcus virescens encodes these proteins:
- a CDS encoding integrase core domain-containing protein, which yields NPIEWLTDNGPAYTAHETREFGSSLGLLIRTTPAYSPESNGMAESFVKSFKRDYVYLARLDSAEAVLQQLPAWFHDYNTVHPHKALKMRSPREFRLAASPL from the coding sequence GAACCCCATTGAGTGGCTGACCGACAACGGCCCGGCCTACACAGCCCATGAGACGCGCGAATTTGGGAGCAGCCTGGGCCTGCTCATCCGCACCACGCCGGCCTACTCCCCCGAGAGCAATGGCATGGCGGAGTCCTTCGTGAAGAGCTTCAAGCGCGACTACGTGTACCTGGCCCGACTGGACAGCGCCGAGGCAGTCCTCCAGCAGCTCCCCGCCTGGTTTCACGACTACAACACCGTGCACCCTCACAAGGCGCTGAAGATGCGCTCCCCGAGAGAGTTTCGACTCGCCGCTTCACCCCTCTGA
- a CDS encoding TIR domain-containing protein, translating into MAYRNKTYVCFDGDTDIHYYRLMQAWHQNDKSEFSFYNAHELNSARDTSQEESIKRQLRERLRSSKVLVVLIGENTRYLFKFVRWEMEQALALSLPIIGVNLNGLRQQDPERCPPIIREELALHISYNPAIMQHALENWPNAHASLRAERKTGPFYYNANVYRQLGL; encoded by the coding sequence ATGGCATACCGAAACAAGACCTACGTGTGCTTCGATGGCGACACCGACATACATTATTATAGATTAATGCAGGCGTGGCATCAGAACGACAAGTCAGAGTTCTCGTTTTACAATGCTCACGAACTCAATTCTGCCAGGGACACATCCCAAGAGGAGAGCATCAAGCGCCAGCTTCGCGAACGCCTGAGAAGCTCCAAAGTACTCGTTGTGCTCATCGGCGAGAATACACGATATCTATTCAAGTTCGTTCGATGGGAAATGGAGCAGGCGCTCGCCTTGTCTCTCCCAATCATTGGCGTCAATCTCAATGGCCTTCGACAGCAGGATCCAGAGCGTTGCCCGCCGATTATCCGTGAAGAACTTGCACTCCATATCAGCTATAATCCAGCAATCATGCAGCACGCGCTAGAGAACTGGCCCAACGCTCACGCCAGCCTTCGCGCCGAACGCAAGACCGGACCTTTCTATTACAACGCCAACGTCTATCGCCAACTCGGTCTCTAA
- a CDS encoding macro domain-containing protein: MTSLKLFLAPDYWRHMFSWQRAVTAVLAGLGTLYSVVEVSGFFSTAAEAAFKQNWAAFLGAGLLYALWDNWPQTAVSSRLDGRDVVVEIRIGNIFSMQGDMVIGSNTTFETELAPNTISERSIQGQFTTRYYDRHEHMANELQEQLAGMPCVEVTRAGKNVKKYRMGTVAKIRPRNQTAYLIAIADLNDHGNASSSFSVLLECLPALWEHVSTQGGVGPILIPVLGTGFSRLPNQREEIIRNIVGSFVAACASKRFCERLTIVISPSDYRTFGIDLQKLGRFVEHICMYTPFSSPQSVGAGQPVPATRQVA; this comes from the coding sequence GTGACATCACTCAAGCTATTCTTAGCGCCGGATTATTGGCGTCACATGTTCTCTTGGCAGCGAGCAGTAACGGCTGTGCTCGCAGGGTTGGGCACCCTATATTCGGTCGTTGAGGTTAGCGGCTTTTTTTCGACAGCTGCGGAGGCAGCTTTCAAACAGAATTGGGCGGCGTTCCTCGGAGCCGGTCTTCTGTACGCGCTCTGGGACAACTGGCCACAAACGGCTGTTTCGTCGCGGCTGGATGGAAGGGATGTCGTTGTTGAGATCCGCATCGGCAACATATTCTCGATGCAGGGCGACATGGTGATTGGGAGCAATACGACGTTCGAGACAGAGCTGGCTCCTAATACTATATCCGAGCGGAGCATCCAAGGCCAGTTTACAACGAGGTATTACGACAGGCACGAGCACATGGCGAACGAGTTGCAGGAACAACTCGCCGGGATGCCATGCGTTGAGGTCACACGCGCTGGAAAGAACGTCAAGAAATATCGCATGGGCACGGTCGCAAAGATCCGGCCTCGTAACCAGACGGCGTACCTGATTGCTATTGCCGATCTGAATGATCACGGCAATGCCTCGTCATCGTTTTCAGTTCTGCTAGAGTGCCTTCCGGCGCTGTGGGAGCACGTTTCGACCCAAGGGGGCGTTGGTCCAATTCTGATCCCAGTTCTGGGTACCGGCTTCTCGCGCTTGCCCAATCAACGCGAAGAAATAATTCGAAACATCGTGGGGAGCTTCGTAGCTGCGTGTGCATCAAAGCGTTTCTGCGAAAGGCTGACCATTGTCATATCGCCGAGCGATTACCGAACTTTCGGCATCGATCTTCAGAAACTCGGGCGCTTCGTGGAACACATCTGCATGTACACGCCGTTTAGCTCGCCTCAATCCGTCGGTGCTGGCCAGCCCGTTCCCGCTACGCGACAGGTGGCTTAG
- a CDS encoding imm11 family protein — protein MLNQSRYFRLMENVQAGNWYLGDPLTGQGYEMENFRAFSSGRPAEVSGRLTVPIDEPGRRLDFSTAGAGATPVVHIRVAAIFAEMAPNDVQLIPVDIQGCPDEYLILVATRLVRCIDDNASEDVMYWKPEDGRPEKLGMYRSVYGMRIDPTKVGDAKVFRTWGWTGVLIVSEDIKTAMERANVTGAEFEAV, from the coding sequence ATGCTGAATCAATCGCGATACTTCAGGCTCATGGAGAATGTACAGGCAGGAAACTGGTACCTGGGCGACCCGTTGACGGGACAGGGCTACGAGATGGAGAACTTCAGGGCGTTTTCGTCAGGGCGCCCCGCGGAAGTATCCGGTCGCCTGACGGTTCCTATCGACGAGCCAGGAAGGCGATTGGATTTCAGCACCGCAGGCGCTGGAGCGACTCCCGTTGTTCACATCCGTGTGGCCGCCATCTTCGCGGAAATGGCCCCAAACGACGTGCAGTTGATACCTGTGGATATCCAGGGTTGCCCCGATGAATACCTCATTCTCGTGGCGACCCGGCTGGTTCGGTGCATCGACGACAATGCATCGGAAGACGTGATGTACTGGAAGCCAGAGGATGGGCGACCGGAAAAGCTCGGCATGTACCGAAGCGTTTATGGAATGCGGATTGACCCCACGAAGGTGGGCGACGCCAAAGTGTTCCGCACTTGGGGATGGACCGGAGTGCTCATTGTCTCTGAGGACATCAAGACGGCGATGGAGCGCGCGAACGTGACGGGGGCGGAGTTCGAGGCGGTCTAG
- a CDS encoding AAA family ATPase: MAEPLKKQLPSDLTARIEALRDALLTGLVERDVPVRLALLASLAGEHLLLIGPPGTAKSLVARRLHLAFHPATYFERLLTRFTVPEELFGPLSIKGLEEDRYERLTEAYLPKASVAFLDEIFKANSAILNALLTLLNEREFDNGKRRESTPLISVVGASNELPEGEELDALFDRFLLRCHVGPVSKAGFPSLLELRGDVVVELSRQLRLSDEDLAEVGQAATEVAVPDDVVALLADLRDWCTAEGIQVSDRRWRKVVKLLQTAALTNGRDRVSIWDCWLLQHCLWSAPEQRAKVHDWYAARAGASAAMDPSRLTRIVVSWEARLKQDQDSRSQARDENGNLLFKGTDGKPAVNEVGEAQAKRGRDLLFLAPHDAHTEGPHSYYGMRGRIQDRTNTGAGFTLAELNPLWTQDAPGGWTQFMHWANRDAYLTNQANWHMEAVDLPPFMEPTRQKAAHVDACLKELTTLGQQVETYKAQLLAHIASLDADIRAHLWVTDDFAEPAAQSLEGTRREVDTLLGRLEKLRQGFGLLPREEVAP; the protein is encoded by the coding sequence ATGGCTGAACCCTTGAAGAAGCAACTGCCGTCCGACCTCACCGCTCGCATCGAGGCGCTCCGCGATGCGCTGCTGACCGGGCTCGTCGAGCGAGACGTGCCGGTCCGGCTCGCGCTGCTCGCCTCGCTCGCGGGTGAGCACCTGCTGCTCATCGGGCCGCCAGGGACGGCGAAGAGTCTGGTCGCCAGGCGCCTGCATCTGGCCTTCCATCCGGCCACCTACTTCGAGCGTCTGCTGACGCGGTTCACGGTGCCGGAGGAGCTCTTCGGGCCCCTTTCCATCAAGGGCCTGGAGGAGGACCGCTACGAGCGCCTCACGGAGGCGTACCTCCCCAAGGCGTCCGTCGCCTTCCTCGATGAAATCTTCAAGGCGAACAGCGCCATCCTCAACGCGCTCCTCACGTTGCTCAACGAGCGCGAGTTCGACAACGGAAAGCGCCGCGAGTCCACCCCGCTGATCTCCGTGGTGGGCGCGAGCAACGAGCTCCCCGAGGGGGAGGAGCTGGACGCGCTCTTCGATCGGTTCCTGCTCCGTTGTCACGTCGGGCCCGTGTCGAAGGCGGGCTTCCCCTCCCTGCTGGAGCTCCGGGGCGACGTGGTCGTCGAGCTCTCTCGGCAGCTCAGGTTGAGCGACGAGGACCTGGCGGAGGTTGGACAGGCGGCGACCGAGGTGGCCGTGCCCGACGACGTCGTGGCGCTGCTCGCCGACCTGCGCGATTGGTGTACGGCGGAGGGAATCCAGGTGTCGGACCGCCGCTGGCGGAAGGTCGTGAAGCTCCTCCAGACGGCGGCCCTCACGAACGGCCGGGACCGGGTGTCCATCTGGGATTGCTGGCTGCTTCAGCACTGCCTGTGGAGCGCGCCCGAGCAGCGCGCCAAGGTCCACGACTGGTACGCGGCGAGGGCCGGCGCGAGCGCGGCGATGGACCCGTCTCGGCTGACGCGCATCGTGGTGTCTTGGGAGGCCCGGCTCAAGCAAGACCAGGACAGCCGCTCCCAAGCGCGCGATGAGAACGGGAACCTCTTGTTCAAGGGCACTGATGGAAAGCCCGCGGTCAACGAGGTCGGCGAGGCGCAGGCCAAGCGTGGCCGGGACTTGTTGTTCCTCGCGCCACACGATGCGCATACGGAGGGTCCTCATTCTTATTATGGGATGAGAGGAAGGATTCAAGACCGCACCAATACTGGAGCGGGATTCACGCTCGCCGAGCTGAACCCGTTGTGGACCCAGGACGCTCCCGGTGGTTGGACACAGTTCATGCACTGGGCAAACCGTGACGCCTACCTCACGAACCAGGCGAACTGGCACATGGAAGCCGTAGACCTTCCGCCTTTCATGGAGCCGACCCGGCAGAAGGCGGCGCATGTGGATGCCTGTCTCAAGGAGCTCACCACGCTTGGGCAGCAGGTCGAGACCTACAAGGCGCAACTGCTCGCCCACATCGCCAGCCTGGACGCTGACATCCGCGCGCACCTCTGGGTGACCGACGACTTCGCCGAGCCCGCGGCGCAAAGCCTGGAGGGGACGCGGCGTGAAGTGGACACGCTGCTGGGGCGCCTCGAGAAGCTCCGTCAGGGCTTCGGGCTGCTTCCTCGTGAGGAAGTAGCGCCATGA
- a CDS encoding VWA domain-containing protein, which translates to MKEAFDAGALERGYAFLDDCPEQFLPDLITLPVGTLAERVRGLRAWRDALLDGRLPPDGTWPLPGIAAPARLAAEPLDILRFCKGQPELVDAFLRDVLASFTRQASVVRAEVVARLRELEQLERQRMEEEEAQAAKRERRARKATQLDEVTLARLRQQAEREVAQRPVKADADLLAGWEERTRIWAAISDVFGDLGELMGRGWDLSIGVLRHMGWTDLVRLRELVEQLPQLTEVVRSLGRLHASDAEETIAETVFVPMRRLEEERREVWTRHVPAETRGIERSGELARMLPVEAVNLGHPKLRYLWHARRAERALLTYRVEGLEVERTLVERDSEEAVEQRSPRPRRGPIIAVMDTSGSMHGLPEQVGKALVLEVLRTAHAEKRRCFLYAYSGPGQVLEFELSLTEGGLGRLLAFLGQSFGGGSDVSEVTTRVVQRLGEKDWNRADVLFVSDGEWPVPVSLPHLVEQAREAGTRFHGVQIGNRGRTGLHAICDPVHVFHDWAAVGGW; encoded by the coding sequence ATGAAAGAGGCTTTTGACGCGGGCGCCCTGGAGCGGGGCTACGCGTTCCTCGACGACTGCCCGGAGCAGTTCCTCCCCGACCTCATCACGCTTCCTGTCGGAACGCTCGCTGAGCGGGTCCGTGGCCTTCGCGCCTGGCGTGACGCCTTGCTCGACGGACGCCTCCCTCCGGACGGGACGTGGCCGCTGCCCGGAATCGCCGCTCCCGCGCGGCTCGCCGCCGAGCCCTTGGACATCTTGCGCTTCTGCAAGGGCCAGCCCGAGCTGGTGGACGCCTTTCTGCGCGACGTGCTCGCGTCGTTCACGCGCCAGGCGTCGGTGGTCCGCGCGGAGGTCGTCGCGCGCCTCCGCGAGTTGGAGCAACTCGAGCGCCAGCGGATGGAGGAGGAGGAAGCCCAGGCGGCGAAGCGAGAACGACGGGCCCGCAAGGCCACGCAGCTCGACGAGGTCACGCTCGCGCGGCTGCGCCAGCAGGCTGAACGGGAGGTCGCGCAACGGCCCGTGAAGGCAGACGCGGACCTCCTCGCGGGCTGGGAGGAGCGGACGCGCATCTGGGCGGCGATCTCGGATGTGTTCGGTGACCTCGGCGAGCTGATGGGGCGCGGCTGGGACTTGAGCATCGGCGTGCTGCGGCACATGGGGTGGACGGACCTCGTCCGTCTTCGTGAGCTCGTCGAGCAGTTGCCGCAGCTCACCGAAGTGGTGCGCTCGCTGGGACGGCTCCACGCGAGCGACGCCGAAGAGACCATCGCGGAGACAGTCTTCGTCCCGATGAGACGGCTGGAGGAGGAGCGTCGCGAGGTCTGGACGCGGCACGTTCCGGCGGAGACCCGAGGCATCGAGCGGAGCGGGGAGCTGGCGCGAATGCTGCCTGTGGAAGCGGTCAACCTGGGGCATCCCAAGCTCCGCTACCTGTGGCACGCGCGCCGGGCAGAGCGCGCGCTGCTCACATATCGCGTCGAAGGTCTCGAAGTGGAGCGAACGCTCGTCGAGCGTGACAGCGAAGAGGCCGTCGAGCAACGAAGTCCACGCCCGCGGCGCGGTCCCATCATCGCCGTCATGGACACGTCCGGCTCGATGCACGGTCTTCCGGAGCAGGTGGGGAAGGCCCTGGTGCTGGAGGTTCTTCGGACCGCCCATGCGGAGAAGCGCCGGTGCTTCCTCTACGCCTACAGTGGTCCGGGGCAGGTGCTGGAGTTCGAGCTGTCGCTGACCGAGGGCGGCCTCGGACGGCTGCTGGCGTTCCTCGGCCAATCCTTCGGAGGCGGCAGCGACGTCTCCGAGGTCACGACCAGGGTGGTCCAGCGCCTCGGAGAGAAGGACTGGAACCGAGCGGACGTGCTCTTCGTCAGTGACGGCGAGTGGCCGGTGCCAGTCAGCCTTCCCCACCTGGTCGAGCAGGCGCGCGAGGCGGGGACCCGGTTTCACGGCGTCCAGATTGGCAACAGGGGCCGCACCGGCCTTCA